AAAGTAGTGGCCGTGGTACAACGCAAGTTGTCGCAATACATGGGCACGTTGAAAGGCCATGCGGGCCGATGGTTTTTTATGCCGGACAGCGACCGGCCCATGCCCAATTTTGTAGTGGAAGAGGAACCCGATTTTGAGGTAAAAGATGATATGAAAGTGATTGCAGCATTTGTGCGTTGGGATCATGATGACCGTCGTCCAATTGCGAGAATCATAGAGGAAGTGGCCATGCACGACCTCAACGATGTGGCCATGAAAGATATCCTGATGGAGAATGGTTTTCCATTGCAGTTTAGTGAGGATGCGATGGAAGAAGCAGCCCGCATGAACGATCACATTACTGCTGCTGATTTGGCAAAACGCAAAGATTTCCGTGATGTATTTACCGTAACCATCGACCCGGTAGATGCAAGAGATTTTGATGATGCATTGAGCATTCGCCCCATCAGTAATGGCTTGTACGAAGTGGGGGTGCACATTGCCGATGTGAGCCATTTTGTAACGGAAGGCAGCAAGCTCGACGAAGAAGCCTACCAACGGGCTACGAGTGTGTACCTGCCCGACAGGGTGAATCCCATGCTGCCCGAACGTATCAGCAATGAGCTGTGTTCACTGCGACCCCATGAAGACAAGTTTACTTTTTCTGCAGTGTTTATCATTACCGAAAAAGGCGTGGTAAAAGACCACTGGTTGGGCAGAACACTTATTCACTCCAACCACCGTTTTACCTACGAAGAAGTGCAGGATATTATCGAAACAAAAGAAGGACTGCACAGCGAGGAAATTTTGATTTTAAACACGATGGCCCGCAAGCTCCGCAAAGACCGTTTTGATAAAGGTGCCATCAATTTCAGTTCGCAGGAAGTGCGGTTTAAACTCGATGAAACCGGTGCTCCTATTGGTATTGTGGTAAAGGAAAGCAAGGAGTCGCACCAGCTGATTGAAGAGTTTATGCTGCTGGCCAACCGTACCGTGGCCGAAGTAGTGGGCAAAATAAAAGTGGGTGATAAAGCATTGCCTTTTCCATATCGTGTACACGACCAACCCGATGAAGAAAAGCTCATGCCTTTCATCGCCTTTGCCCGCAAGTTTGGCTACACTTTCGATACAAAAGATGCCGACGCCATTGCCAACTCTTTCAACGAAATGCTGAAAGCTGCGCAAGGCACACCACAGCAACATGTGCTGGAGCAATTGGGCATTCGCACCATGGCCAAAGCCATTTACACCAAAGAAAACATTGGTCACTACGGGCTGGGTTTTGAATACTACTGCCATTTTACTTCACCCATTCGCCGCTACCCCGATGTATTGGTGCACCGCATTTTGCAGCAGGTGCTCGATCATCAGTTGCAGCCCGATAAAAAGCTGGAAGAAAAATGCAAACACTGCAGCGAAAGGGAACGTGCTGCTATGGATTGCGAACGCAATGCCAACAAGTACAAACAAGTTGAATACCTCGGTCAATACATTGGTGAAGAATTTGATGCAGTCATCAGTGGTGTTTCTACGTTTGGTTTTTGGGCCGAAACCGTGGCACATAAATGCGAGGGTTTGGTGAGCATCAAAGACCTGAGCGACCACGATGATTTCCGGTTGATTGAATCTGATTACAGTTTGGTAGGTCTGCGAACGGGCCGCAAGTTCCGCATGGGCGATGGGGTACGCATCAAAGTGATAGCCGCCAATCTGGAAAAACGCCAGCTGGATTTTGAATGGGTAAAAGGCAGCGCCGTTATCAGCAATCCTGATGCCGTGATGATGCCGCCTATGCCAGCGAAGAAAGCTGCGGCCAAAAAGAAAGCCGTTTCCGCCAAAGCACCCATACCAAAAGACCTGCTGAAAAAGCGCCGCAAGAAGTAGCAAATTTTATTCGTTGATTGATGCATTTGACTGCAGGATGTTTCAACGGTTGGGCGTACCTTTAAAAGAATCCCAACCGTTATGGCTATCTATCAACATTCCGATGCGGCAATATGGCGTGGCCGCGTTGATGGCGACGAACCCGATGTGCTTCGCTGGCATCAAATTATGCATTGCATCAATCTGGAGACCGATGCACTACCGGTGATTGGCAGCAAGCATCAGGGTGTTGCTTTTATTGGCTTTTGCAGTGATGAAGGAGTGCGGCGTAATGAAGGCCGGGTGGGTTCCATGCAGGCGCCGCGTTTCATTCGTGAAGCCTGCAAAAACTTTCCATTGATAGCCTCGCATATTGTGCTGGCCGATGTAGGGGATATTGTGTGTGATGATGGCGATTTGGAAACCGCACAACAAGCATTAGGCAAGCTGGTAGCACAAGTAAAAGCAGCTAATTATTTACCCATAGTATTGGGCGGCGGCCACGAAACAGCCTGGGCCAATTTCCTCGGTATTCAACCCGATAAACCCAAGCAGGAAATGGGCGTTATCAATTTTGATGCGCATTTCGATTTGCGCCAGCCCAGCGAAAAAGGCATTAGTTCCGGCACCGGTTTTTGGCAAATGCTGCAATGGTGTCGCGAAACAAAACATCCTTTTCATTATCTCGTATTGGGCATTCAGCAGTACAGTAATACCAAGCGGTTATTTACCACGGCCGATGATGCCGGCTGCCGGTATTTTTTAGCAGAGCAATTCACCAACGATCAGGTTGGAAGACATCATTACGGCCATCAACGGTGTGATGGCCAACAGCGATGTGCTGCAACTCAGCATCGACCTGGATGTATTTGCTGCCTGCCATGCACCGGGTGTAAGTGCTCAGTCATTTAATGGTATTGCGCCCAACAGCATGTTCAAGCGGTTGCTGCGGCATATCATTCTCAGTGGCAAGGTAGCCTCGGTAGATATTGCAGAAGTAAACCCTGCCTACGATATTGACAACCGCACGGCTAGGTTGGCCGCTGCACTCATTTTTGACATGGTGCAGGCAGCCGATATGAATGCAGAATATCCGGGTTAATCAGCGTTTTCGAAGAAAGGCTGTAGCACTGTTACCAATGCATCCGGCATTTGGATGGGGCGCATGGTTTTGGCATCTACAAAATAGAGGGTAATGTCGCTCATGGTGCAGCGTTCGCCGGCTTCGTTGTGTATCTCTCCGTGAAAAGTAATCTTCTTGCCAATGGGCCATTCTTTTACCGTAACAGATACGGTAATCAATTCATCGTACCGGATGGGTTTGCGGTAGTGAATGTGCATGTCACTCACGGGCATCATTACGCCCATGGCTTCTAATTCTTTGTAGGTAAAACCCAACTGCCGGATGGCTTCCGTACGGGCTATTTCAAAAAACTGAGCATAGTTGCCATAGTATACCACGCCCATTTGGTCGGTAAGGGCATAGTGAATGCGGATTTGTGTACTGTGCGTATACATAAGTTAGTAGCGTATTTTTTTGGCCAGCATAATCATACGGGGCGTGTGGCGTACATCGTAAGCACCAAGGTTGTAATCGCCAAACACTTCGGTGATTTGCATGCCTTGAAAAGCCAGCATGTCTGTAAAATCACCCAGCGAAAACTTGGCTACTTTTTCGGTGTACACATGAGGCTCGGTAAAGTCGTCGTGTTCTACTTCAATCTTTTTGTAAAAATGGTTTTCATCCATCCATTTGGTCACATGAAAATGATAGCCATTGAGGGTTGTGTCCGATTGATATTGAAAATGATCTTCGGCATAATGCACGTTGAGATAATCAATCACCAAGGTGCCGTTCATTTTGATGGACTGTGCAATGCTCCGCAATGCAGCATCGTGTTCACGCCGGGTGTTAAAGTAGCCGAAGCTTGGTAAAAAAGTTGAAAGCGTAATCGAAGTAATTGATCCAGAAAGGCTGGCGCATATCGTGTACAAAAAACTGCAACTGATCATGTGCCTGTTGGTTGGCCGCAGCAATGGATTGTGCCGAAATATCAATGCCGGTTACATCAAAACCTTGTTGTGACAGTTGCAGGCTGTGCCGGCCTTTGCCGCAGGCCACATCCAGCATTTTGCTACCGGCTGCAGGTTGCAAATATTGCAACAGCCGGTTGATGAAAGCGGCGGCTTCCTGTGCATCTCGTTGAAAATATAACTGATGATAATAAGGCGTATCGAACCAGTCATCAAACCATTCTTTGGCGGCCATGCTGAAGTGTCATTTGGGACGCAAACCTACTGAATTGGTGCATTGGCCGACTGCTTATTCTCCATTGCGTAAACAAGGCTATCCTTTTTTGTTTTTGCATTGTATATTGAAACCTCTTGGTGCAAAAGGCTGATGAAACTGTTTTGGCAATGGTCGAACGGCAAAGCACGATGCACCCGGCCTGCTAATTTTACAATCTAAAACACAACACTTATGAAGAAGGTATTGCTA
The Phnomibacter ginsenosidimutans genome window above contains:
- a CDS encoding arginase family protein translates to MANSDVLQLSIDLDVFAACHAPGVSAQSFNGIAPNSMFKRLLRHIILSGKVASVDIAEVNPAYDIDNRTARLAAALIFDMVQAADMNAEYPG
- the rnr gene encoding ribonuclease R yields the protein MHKKDQHKKKSFNEEVAGTLDITRSGLGFVITGKGDGDILVRPNDFNRAFHGDKVRVRITRGGFGGGKREGKVVAVVQRKLSQYMGTLKGHAGRWFFMPDSDRPMPNFVVEEEPDFEVKDDMKVIAAFVRWDHDDRRPIARIIEEVAMHDLNDVAMKDILMENGFPLQFSEDAMEEAARMNDHITAADLAKRKDFRDVFTVTIDPVDARDFDDALSIRPISNGLYEVGVHIADVSHFVTEGSKLDEEAYQRATSVYLPDRVNPMLPERISNELCSLRPHEDKFTFSAVFIITEKGVVKDHWLGRTLIHSNHRFTYEEVQDIIETKEGLHSEEILILNTMARKLRKDRFDKGAINFSSQEVRFKLDETGAPIGIVVKESKESHQLIEEFMLLANRTVAEVVGKIKVGDKALPFPYRVHDQPDEEKLMPFIAFARKFGYTFDTKDADAIANSFNEMLKAAQGTPQQHVLEQLGIRTMAKAIYTKENIGHYGLGFEYYCHFTSPIRRYPDVLVHRILQQVLDHQLQPDKKLEEKCKHCSERERAAMDCERNANKYKQVEYLGQYIGEEFDAVISGVSTFGFWAETVAHKCEGLVSIKDLSDHDDFRLIESDYSLVGLRTGRKFRMGDGVRIKVIAANLEKRQLDFEWVKGSAVISNPDAVMMPPMPAKKAAAKKKAVSAKAPIPKDLLKKRRKK
- a CDS encoding formimidoylglutamase encodes the protein MAIYQHSDAAIWRGRVDGDEPDVLRWHQIMHCINLETDALPVIGSKHQGVAFIGFCSDEGVRRNEGRVGSMQAPRFIREACKNFPLIASHIVLADVGDIVCDDGDLETAQQALGKLVAQVKAANYLPIVLGGGHETAWANFLGIQPDKPKQEMGVINFDAHFDLRQPSEKGISSGTGFWQMLQWCRETKHPFHYLVLGIQQYSNTKRLFTTADDAGCRYFLAEQFTNDQVGRHHYGHQRCDGQQRCAATQHRPGCICCLPCTGCKCSVI
- a CDS encoding class I SAM-dependent methyltransferase, whose product is MAAKEWFDDWFDTPYYHQLYFQRDAQEAAAFINRLLQYLQPAAGSKMLDVACGKGRHSLQLSQQGFDVTGIDISAQSIAAANQQAHDQLQFFVHDMRQPFWINYFDYAFNFFTKLRLL
- a CDS encoding acyl-CoA thioesterase, translated to MYTHSTQIRIHYALTDQMGVVYYGNYAQFFEIARTEAIRQLGFTYKELEAMGVMMPVSDMHIHYRKPIRYDELITVSVTVKEWPIGKKITFHGEIHNEAGERCTMSDITLYFVDAKTMRPIQMPDALVTVLQPFFENAD